The following DNA comes from Eriocheir sinensis breed Jianghai 21 chromosome 37, ASM2467909v1, whole genome shotgun sequence.
ACACTTGAGGATACTTTTGGTCTTGCCAGCAGTCATTTCTTGTCACCTCCTCTCAGTGCCACTCACCTTGCACCAGAGTGAGCCTTCAAGAAGTACAGTGCCAGTCTAGGACCCAAAGTGCATGATGGTGTGTGTGGAGTTTCATTTAGTATCATCCTCTGTGAAGACAAGTTTGTTCTACTTTGTAGAGAATACGTATATACGTATATGAAATTATGgcattgaattaaaaaaaaaaaaaaaacggagactTCATTCTTTGTCTTGCATCACACTCAGGTATTGTCACACGATGTACATGTTGTTGGCATCCACAGATAGTACTGAATATCACAACTTCATAAGGGCACAAATAAATATTACACTTCATAGGCTTGTGTACTTCAGAACTGTGAGGTGTATGACACATTATGTATAGTAAACCCTCAGTGGTTAGTCACCTAAAAAATATTTTTGCTCTAATTAACTACATAAACACAAGCAGTAGGATCACAGACTCTGCTTTTATAACATTATATTTTGATTATCTTCTCATTATTTGTATCACAGTACTGCAGCATTGTTTTCTCAAAATCATAAGGTTGCAGTATAAAATGCTTGCATCCAACAATACAATGTTGCCATTGCTAAAAACTGCTTGTGTGACATTGCAATAAGAATGCAACATTGACAACTTCTGTATGGTGTACAGAATTTGAGATAATACTGACACCTGTTCTTATGGTCTCCCTTGGGGTTCAGAAAGTTATTTTCATGTGTGGCATTATAACAACATGAACAAACCTCTTTGTCAGAAGGCAGATGTTTGGACAGACACTGTTTGTTTCCCTGTGATATGGCATCCTTTAGTGCTGCTCAACATCAGTAAAAGCTTTTGTTAATGTTCCTTCTTTTTGATAAATTCTCTTAAATTAAGGAGAATTTTGGCACACTGTCAATTGTAGATGCCACTTTTTTCACAACACAAAATATCTACGATAATTATTTGCCTAAACATCTCCAAGTTTTAAAGCAGAAATTGCATTTACACTTCCACAAAACACAATCTGCCACTGCAGGGTTACTTGGTCACAGAATTACTGCAGCTTACACACCGTCTTTGTCTCAAGATACCAGAAAGCGTTTTGATTGGAGAGAGGGTTACTCAACAAGGGCATAGcatatacattgttttaagttCTCCTTCTCAGTGTTTGCGAGGCATAGTATTAGCATGCTTTGTGAAGTTGGTGAGTATGTGGTAGTGAGCGTGtaaatgtgtgggtgtggatttGTGGTGAATGTGGACTTGGGGTGTGATTGcctgtgtgtacatgtgtgtgaaACTGcagaaatgaatagaaaaatacATTCATGATGTTTTAATACCCTATTGAACCCACACACTTGGCTCATTATTTCCAACATGTACATTCTTTCTATTCATTGAGTAAACATAGTTGACATATTCCTCCCTATTGAAATGTAACACAGTTGTACATCACTTTATTGaatcaagaaaaatatataaattattgcTCCATTATTGTATGGCACATCAAAGGTTATGAGTAGTAGGAATCAGTgatcagaaaaaatatatatttccagGAAAACCATGAATACAGGGCTAGATACATTTTTATTTCTTGAGgaaacttattaatgcaagacaTCACCTTAGTCATACAAATGGGACTGCCAATGGGATGAACATACGTAGGGTCTTTTTATGTATGTGCAGGCCTAAAATGCCAATAGGCACTTCTTGAAGGGGCTTACTTGTCACCCCCAACATGGCTGATATTTATACTGGTACCATTATACTGTATCTTCTTGTTCTGTCTTTACTGACCTCCAGTGATCCTACGTCAATTGTCGAAGTTGGCATTGATTAATGGACATTTAGACATCCTTGGTCTTTTACCAATCACTGAAAATCATCCAGGATTACCATATCTGCTTCATTGCCTTCTGCAGGAACATACAGCCAACCTTGAGAAGCTTGAGGTCTGGGTTGGCTTCAGCAGCTGCCAAAAGACCTGTAACCCCCAATGGAAGTGCTTAAAACACTGACAATTCTTCTTTAAGAACTAGAAAGACGGGTGTGTTTGCCTCAGGACCTGCCACAAGGACATACATACTCGGCACTGTCCCACAGGCTGTCCAAGAGGGGCTTCATGACCTATATGTCCCAAATTAAATGTTTCAATCACTGGTAActtcaatgaaggaaaatgttgACTTCAGCACCTGCCACAGGGACACACATAATCTGCATTCTCCTTCAGGCTATCCAGGATGGAGTTCAGAATCGCTATCTCCCGACAGAAGTACCTTAAGTGCTGGCATCTCTCCACCAAGGACTTGACAAAAGACTGCGGGTCCCAGTGACTTTGGGGAACGCTCCTGCCTCCAGCGTGGGAGAGGAAGGTCAAGTCTGCTGGCAGGTTCCGGGGAGAATAAGAATCAAGGAAGAGAGGTGCTATGGTGTCTGGGTGGGAATACTGCATCTCTGCCAAACAGCGACACAAATCTAGGTCCTGGAAAAGGGCAGgagacaccaacaccaccaccgctgctgccCGGCTTGATAGTCTCTGCCAAGCCTCCAGTATAAGGTCCCCACCTCTGATGCACCATGGTCCCTCCACtgcctgaccctcctcctccagcactctCTTGAGCTTCTCTGCTAGTGCTGcttccctctcctcgtctccGTACACTAGAAGATATTTGCTGCGGTAGACGTGGTTGGTGTAGATTGCATTTGCCCTGGAAAATGCCAAACCAAGTGATACTTCATATAATTTTACTTGTATTggcatttcattatttttatggAGGGAAAGTGTGTTTGAAGCATTTTTATACTCCTATGGCATCTAATTTATTTCAAGGAAGTAGAGTGGAGTGGAGctgcttttttatcttttctttatcattcagTGCCTTCAAGAAACCATGCAGACTTGTTTTTAGGAGGAATTCTATGTAATGTCCTGTTTACATTATATTTTGGCATCTCCTAATTTAGTTTTGGGATCAGTGTGtggcagtttttctttttttatagtatatcatTTCCTGTCTTCAAGAACCCAGAGAGTAGACATTTGTTTTGAGGGAATTATGATATTCTGTTCACAAATTTGGACACAATGGATTTTTTTACTcataggtcggtattacaagacactgacttctcacatcaactatttctaaaggtcaaagaggggatcaattgggttctaatgagtggttctttaggttcatggtacagaagaagggtcagactcccaccagggtcataaaactactggaaatgcccaaaactcttatgaaagccttgtcaaataggttaatttaggcgacgaaatgtttagtaatacgggccATAGAACTCAACGAACAGCTTTTTACTGTACATCAGTCCAGCATTCCTCACCTCTCCTGCCCCACCATGCTCTGCAGGTCCTGGAGCAGCAGCTTGTGCAGGTGCCTCAGACTTGCAGTCTGCTCACGTCTGTAGTCAGGAACCAGGTtcaggatggaagagagggacaTGTATTAGcaagtatatttttttaaagttttgatTTAATTTTTCACAGCCTATGCTGTAGCCTGTAGGTAGAACAAAGGGAGATTCAGTCAGtagtttattatcattgttacatTATTATTAGGTGggggaattaaaaaaaataataataagcagtTTTGAGGaggcattttgaggccgatatagaaacTTTGAAGACAAGCGCCCCCCCCCCACTGAAATCAAGGCCctggtagtagcagtaatagttgtatcattgtttttattattattacactagTGGGTTtgtttgtacgtgtgtttgtgtatggGTGAGGTTTGTGCCACGGAGGAGTTTGAGTTTGAGCGCGAAggggtatagtgtgtgtgtggagcggcgAGGCAGGCGACGTGCCTCGTTGCGGCGACGACCGACGAGACAGTCGGCTTGGAGACGAGAGAGGATGTACGTGTACGAGTCCGCCCCTGTGTTGCCTGCCTGGTAGCCTGTTTGTGCCTGGATTTTGGTGTAGTTTTGCCTAAAGGAGCTGGGTATTGTGCTGCTGTGCTTTGCAGTGAAGTGGAACCTGCATACAGTGTTTTTTTGCGTGAacccccttgcctccctccccgtgTCGCTGACCCGCGCGAGCCAGACGGAaaagtcttctatttttttcttgtagtgTATGACACTGCAGAGCGGCCATTTGATGTCAGCAGCAGGTTAAACCGATTTAATGTAAACCAATGCATACAAACACCAAAAACACCCGTGCATGCTACCGTTATTTTTAACCTGTACCatgaactaaaaaagaaaaaaatcataacccGATTAATCACTTTCGCGGCCTTTAGACACTTATTGTGGGTGCCGAAAATTGGtatatgttcagagagttgcccatctcactgtggtacttctcaccctaaccatggattagatctcattattctatgcattttgaaccccatatataggggagagccggtatgattcggacactttttagaaaaatatttttagaaaaagaagtttaagaagtagtgtaattttgttgatctcaaaatgttcctccatcatttggctctttaggctgctaatatgacactcgtagctatttccagttttcagatgaaggtgatgaaagacaagtttctaaatcgtccgaaccatccccacccgtggtgatggttcggccagggaggtgggatggtacggacactcataatactcaccataatattaatataacttaagtttgattggctaataaacgagattatatcttctacaaaacatttgtataaggacaaaagtagggtaggcggtggccgaagtgatagcgtactggacccacattcgccgcgtgatggacgacgcgggttcgaatcctcacgctaccactcggatttttcagtcaccgccgagtggcttaaaactacccacatgctgtcctgaagaccatccatcaacccggactctagaggaagccgtccaagcgaatcaagaacgagttccggggggcagcatgagccaataaacactcgcctgcgccagaacgggctgggccgaccatcgggccccacctggaagaagccttgggccgaccatcaggccccacctggaagaagccttgggccgaccatcaggccccaccgggaagatgcctaccggcgcaataggcaacaacgtaaaaaaaaaaaaaaaaaaaatcctcttgatatttagaagggaaaaaaaataaaaggagaactacaagaaatatcacaaaaattttggtattatggcttccttctcttctcacaaggataatatctgaatataaatcaaccaaattaacctttttataaccgttgcaacacctataatgtttaaattgatataaatttaataaaaatcatgaaaaaatcaaccgtccgaatcatcacgactctataaaaagcaaatgtgtggtcacactccttttccagcacgagagctgggtgatcgcgttatacggcaataccttcgccgtgcatcgctgcatcactgaaataatttacatctcgctaattagcacgtttttgaagcgagagcttacgatacaccctgaaaatattacatacgagatgcaaaaaaacataaaataggacttgcagccaaaaaaaacagctctgagggcgtggttgtccctttgtgggccaaggcaacaaagttttgcgcattcacacaaaatctcgcggcactcagtcccatacactttacaataagtgcgatggccggaccatcccactgtccgaatcatcaccgctctcccctatgcATTGCAAATTGATAGAAACGCTGCTATCGATTTTTTTAAAAgttagtgggtttttttttgcAGGCCGCGGTGTCATGGGCCCGGGCGTGGGAGCGATAGCGTACGATTCTCAATAATTTGGGCCACACTCgccaggtaaggttagattaattatacggtgttctacctactactgttgtacttctctagtcgcatatacatgtgggggggtccagggggagcgcagcccccctggttagaagggagGTCCAGGGGGAGCGCAACCCCCCTAGTtagaagggggtcgaggggggcgtaGCCCTCCGTTAGCTGTTagatcgtaaagttcggttgggatagTTTTAATATGTTCctccaccctaaaccctctgcgagctattttgcggcggcggcggcggatgaTGAAATTGCAATAATTAAGTCACGTTTTCGTAGTTTCCGAAGAAAAAAACTATCTCGaaatgaaaaagcacaatattgtggcccgaaataaatagccagtgtatcaaattttgagatgggcaactctctgaacatttaccCGAAAATATGAGGATACGGACTGGTCATTGATGTTTTTGTCAAGGTGGAGGTTTTCAAGAGAACACCTACACGACTGGACATGCGTGACCTTACCTTGCTGGGGTGTTAGCGGCCTCCACGCGACGCTCCATGATGGGAAGACTACTGCTGAGCTGCCCAAAACCCTCTgaaggcgaaggcgagggcggggaagggaggggagaggaggcaggCGGCACAGAGGAACTGCAGGAGGAGGTCGATGTGCTGGCCAAAGAGGAGGTCGAGTAACTAAGGAGCGTTGCAATTGAATTTCGTGGCTTGCGAGTCTTAAAAAGCTTAGGAAAGGCCTTCAGAAATGGGGCCATCACTACAGGTCGTCAGGGCAGCTATAGGAAGAGGGACGTTCACTGTTCAACCTTTGAATCGTAGGTTAAGTTCACTATCCTATGGTCTAGAGAGATTAAGCTTTGTTTGTGATCTTGGGCGGTCCATTCAGTTTGTGTTGGAGAGGTTTTAAGTTTGTTGCACCTTGGGATCTTGAGGTTATAAGTGCACTGTAGCCAATGATCTTGCTAATTTCACGAGTTTCACTGGAGTTAAGTTCACTGTAGCTCCTGCTAAGTGATGTTGCTAAGTTCACTGTGAGCTTATTATCTGTTGTTGAGTTCACTTCAGATTATGATATAGTTATGATCGACACGTTAGGTTCACTGCTTTAGTTCGCCTAGCTTATGATAGATATTGTGGTTTAGTTAACTGTAACTCAACGTGAATTGTAATGTGACGGGCTTGTGATACTTTGTGGTAATGAGAAAGAGTGCAAGGGGATCCGGAATGCATATACCTCGCACGTCACGCAAAGCTGAAAGTTGCTGAAGGGGAGTTCCCGGCCGGTGTGTTTTGTTCGGACTCCCTTGCCAAGTTGTTACTGCCCGTGTGTGGCGTAGATTATTATAATGGTTCTGTCAGGGAATCAAGCACTATCCGTCTTCTCCAGTGATTGTTATTCCGTGTGTCCTTCAAAACTCGTGATACTCGTATGGCTCACACTTATCCTTCCTTGTCTGTGGTCCGGAATGACGCAGTTGGCGATGGCAGCTGATTCCTTCAATGCTGCAGGAGGTGTGTCGATCTGTGGGATTCCCGCGGTGGCGCCGTATCATTATTATGTGCAGGACGTTGGCGCTGTGCATACATGCTATCAGCAGCTGGCAGATTCTTGGAAGGCTGTGCAATTGTCTTCACTGGATGTTCATGTGATGCTGTATTAATTTGTTATGTTCGATTTCTTTGCCGTGGAAGTTATATTGTATCATATCTTGTATCAACTTCTTGTCACCCACTAACACACGTACACAGTCAGCCAAAGCACAATGAGTGATATCCTATTGCGTGTTGCGTTGTGCAGCGGGTAGCAGACCAAAATGAAGGTTCCCAGAGCAGCGTGGTTGCCTTTAAAATCTCTCACGCACACTTTTTTCTAAGACTGTTAGCAAAGGAGAGTGACGGAATGAGCGGCAGCAAACCACGTGCGACTCTGACACACGGAGACTCGGCGTTAAGGTTCCCTGCACGGTCCCTCGGAGCTAGGCTTTGTACGGGGGAGCTTAATTATTGGCAAGTGGCAACACACGTACCCATGCACCATCTCTGTTTGTACTGCTCATTATTATGGTCTTTTATCTCGCTTAGCACACAACATGAAGCCCCTGGGTAATAATTATGAGGGATTAGTGTCTCTTAGGAAAGTGTATATATAGTggggtctgtgtatgtgtgtccaCTGCGGGAAAATAATAAACCGTAAACCCTTGGCAGCACCTGAGAAGACACAACTCTGCAACATTATTTTTCCAAGTTTTTCGTTTTTTCGTTTCTAGGTTGCCTTTCACTGCTTATATACCCCCCCTCTCCCACACGCGCCAGTTACCACCTTCACAAAACGTTCTATTCTCCCTAACCTCGCACCCACCGCTTAAGCATTTCCTGTGCTCGTATAGGTACTCGTCAATAGGCCAGTCAGGTGAGGAATGAATATTTAGCCCTTTAATCTTTAGTTTATGTGAATTAGCATCACGTGACGCAACTTTGCCATCATCTGTGACTCACTGACTGATTATTTGATTGATCGTGAGACAGACATATATAAgtcaatagataaatataaatagactgAGATAAGTAGGTTGGTCAggggaaagatagacagacatgcTTTTTATCATTTTGGAAACGGTAGGAATaaagataatagaagaaaaaaagaaaaaaagattaactgCTATACGCCAAAGTAGACGTCTTTTTACCCAGCTTTTTTTACAGCATATACTCGTCAGACGTCTGAACAGTTTATAATGGGGCTACCTGTTACTTATATGGTAGGCCACGTGCAGACATGCCACCACCCGGGAATTTTGTGGGTATTCCAGCTGGGGGTCCGGAGGAACATGTGGGTATGACAGTAGAAATTATGAGTGCACCAAGCTGaaggacaggaaaaagaaaatggagaacatGGGTGAATTGTTTAAGAGAAATAAGAAccactagaaaaaaaagagggctgGGGCGGAGAACTAGGAATAGAAGAAATGTATATAATGGAAAAGCCTCAATAGAACTCTGATGTGTATGGAGGTGTTGGGAAGTATATCCCAGCAAACACACATATTATTGTTCAGCACCGGGAAAAAATAGAGCCAATCATCGCTCGCAGTGATTGTGGGGGTCCTGGGGGTGCCGTTCGTGGATGTGCCTCTTGGCAAAATCTAGATATTTAAATATTTAGATCTCGCCTTTGGTAGGAGGAAGGTCAAATCCGTCAAATCCTGAAACAGTAACCTCTCTacaaatctaatctaacctataaCCAGTGATGGTTCGCACCGGTTCGCAAGAACCttcttggaatttctttaatcccgagaaccggttgttactgttagcttaaatcaggggttctcaatttttcccccatgaacaccttttacttataacttattttggtaaacccctcatagagaaaacctgttcttaaaaaaaaTTGAATCTCACCACTGCCTTTAACCCAACCCTAACCTGACCGAAATGACTGGGGAGTGCATATTATTCATAGGGAGTGTATATTACACTATAACGGTATACTATACAATGAGGGAGTGTAAATTGTATGCTTAATAATGATTGGGGAGTGCAAATTATACGTATAGAAACGGCTGGGGATTCAACATTCAGGGAAGTGCATACGAGACGTGACAACGGCGGAAACATAGGTATAGGCCTGCGAAAATATAGACACACAAGGTGAACTATCAGAGGGAGAGATCTGGAAGAGGGATGACGAGGAACGAAGGACAggaaatgataaaagagaaaatactggaggagagaaaggggtgtgGAAGTAAGAAAGCCAAGCAAGAGATGTGAGCACGATGTGAGATAAGATCTGGAAAGTGTCGGGGACGGAGTAGGAAAAGATAGAATGGAAGGCtagcttattttcttcctttttttttatatctacatggaagaaggcagctcaaggtgACATGGGCTGTGACTCGTAAAGAAACGGAAAACATGAAAAGCGAACACCTGCAGGAGGCTGTCGGGAAGCATGACGTCATATCAAGCAGAACCGGCTGGCTTGTGTTCTCTATCCTTTGCATTCCAGGAACTCTGCATGCACTGGCTGGCTGCGCAGGTCCGCTTCCTGTCATCAATCGACTACGCTCAACCCGAACCTACGAACACCCTTGAGATATGAGTATaaatagaaaagcaaagaaaTACTGTAAACAGATACCACATCCTGCTTCAGACGATACTAAAGGACTTTGGATACTGTTATGTTGATTGCTTGGGCCTACAACTGTTATACCTATGACTGGCCTTATGTATTGCTGAAGAACGCATGTAAACATTTCAGGAAGTTAGGTCTGGATATAACTCAGATTATTAAAATTCAATGattatatgagtgagtgagtgagtgagtggtcatATGGTCCTTTGCGGATGTGTGTTGCATCTAGCTCCACACAGAATTTAGTGTCGATATGGCTGTCAGGGCCAAGCGACTGGGAGATTTGTGTTATGTTTGTGTGGAATTCTCAgacgagaagtggattggatgctgtttgtgtcccAGGTgatgtcatgtgaagtgtgctaattTGTCTGGGATGAAGCAGgataatataactaaaataaattggatatgcACCCCATGTCTCCATAAAATAAGCGTCTCTGGCTACCAtcattgtggaaaaattggatgaattcaagaaagaatttctaaagaaatatctgtggttaaagatgaggttgaatcaaggactgtgaaggtgcaggaggagctgggatcagttgctgacacGCTTCGTGCTGGGCATATGCTGAAtccagttgggctgaggtggcaaagagaggcaggaaagtaaagaagaatctcctagttgtgaaagtgaaagcttctacccaggaaaagaaggcaacagatatgaaggacgAAATCTCCCAGGctttgaatggcattcaaataactgattcaagattcacaaatggaggtaatatattgtcatgaactttgataatgagaacacaagggatgaggctgctcaaaaactggagtctgttgagcaaattagtaccaaagGTGTTGGAAAGaggaaaccaaagatcatgataggTAATGTGCATTAAGAGGAgactaaggaaaaaataaaggagaccatttTGGACCGCAAttagttcttacacacaattcatGGTGTTGAAAATAcaattgagctgatttttagtaagcctgcagctggcggtacgatccactacattttgaggtgcgacccaactgCATGTGAGAGTTGTttacaagaatcacgacaagttaaaattagaatgggaaaaatacacagtgagagacagatataCTATGCAATTAATATAtgatcattgtcagagatacggccatcctATAGAGGCCAATTGTACTGCTAAGAGCAattggagaagccccaaaatgttataaATGCGCTGGCGATCATAATTAATTAAAGCAAAGGATTACTCCATGGCtgaaaagaaatgcataaattgtgtgaggtatgTACAAGACGCCTGAAAtgaaccactcagcgaatgatcCGTGTTATGtagttcttcagactgaaattgagagaattctacatatgaaaaggaaagataaacacGGCTAAGTGACCAAGATAATGCCAAGTTTagtaaaaggacatcagtagacTATTCATGGAAGCAATTTAAGACTCACTACaacgtttgagaataagtgcatcgaggaaTATTATCGAGGCTTCGGTAAACGGTAATATACATGAATTTTGGCGCATATATTCCTTGAGGAAACCATACAAACGTTTAACAATGTTTGCCTCGCATAAAATACCTGGAAACGTTTTCTTTTACAAAACATATggtaataaaaatgaataagttTGCTTGATGTGTAAGACAAAAGCAAGACTAGTTAAACATTCCACCAAACCTCACCATATCAAAAGACCAATAGAGACGGGAAAAGACGGTAAAAGTTTTAAATCTTAACATCGAACCAAAAGAGAACCATCGGCCCGGCGTGGTTTGTTTTGCTCTTTCCGAGAGGGTCCTGAAGGAAGGCGGGTCAGTGTGCTGGAGAtgtctttattatttttactctaGCGCATTAACTATCGCCCAGGTGCCCTTAATTACCTCACTGCAGGGTATTCAGGTGTTCATTGTGTCCTCCGTGTGTGGTAGTTAGGGCGTGAGTCCCGTGATGGCGGCGATAATGACGGGTAAATATGGAGGCCTCGGCGGAGTGGTGTGTTGTGGCGGCTGGTGTGTTGAGGCGGCCGcgtgtggtggtgtttgtgttcttTATTAGGTGGTGTTGATGTGTGTAGTTacgggtgtgtggtggtggtggtgatgatagggtaaagatatggtgatggtggtagtgatagggtaaggatg
Coding sequences within:
- the LOC127008231 gene encoding uncharacterized protein LOC127008231, translating into MAPFLKAFPKLFKTRKPRNSIATLLSYSTSSLASTSTSSCSSSVPPASSPLPSPPSPSPSEGFGQLSSSLPIMERRVEAANTPARREQTASLRHLHKLLLQDLQSMVGQERANAIYTNHVYRSKYLLVYGDEEREAALAEKLKRVLEEEGQAVEGPWCIRGGDLILEAWQRLSSRAAAVVVLVSPALFQDLDLCRCLAEMQYSHPDTIAPLFLDSYSPRNLPADLTFLSHAGGRSVPQSHWDPQSFVKSLVERCQHLRYFCREIAILNSILDSLKENADYVCPCGRC